From one Candidatus Cetobacterium colombiensis genomic stretch:
- a CDS encoding radical SAM protein has translation MGIRYNKIENKNKREIVLLKSFPCKYGKCKFCNYIEDNSTDEVEINRVNFETLEEVTGEFGALEVINSGSVFELTEKTLEKIREIVHEKNIKLLYFEIYYGYKNRLNEIREFFKGTEIRFRMGMETFDNEFRINSYGKNFKVGVAELEELSKKLYSVCLLICVKGQTKEMIEKDIELGLKNFESVTINIFINNGTEVERDEELVRWFVDKYAYLQDDARVELLIDNKDLGVFEQ, from the coding sequence ATGGGAATTAGATACAATAAAATTGAAAATAAGAATAAAAGAGAGATTGTTTTATTAAAAAGTTTTCCATGTAAATATGGGAAATGTAAGTTTTGTAATTACATAGAGGATAATTCAACAGATGAAGTTGAAATAAATAGAGTTAACTTTGAAACATTAGAAGAAGTAACAGGAGAATTTGGAGCTTTGGAAGTTATAAATTCAGGATCTGTATTTGAATTAACTGAAAAAACTTTGGAAAAAATTAGGGAAATTGTTCATGAAAAAAATATAAAATTATTATATTTTGAAATATATTATGGATATAAAAATAGATTAAATGAAATTAGAGAGTTTTTTAAAGGAACTGAAATTAGATTTAGAATGGGAATGGAAACTTTTGATAATGAATTTAGAATAAACTCTTATGGAAAAAACTTTAAAGTTGGAGTAGCAGAATTAGAAGAATTAAGTAAAAAATTATATTCTGTTTGTCTGTTGATATGTGTAAAAGGTCAAACTAAAGAAATGATAGAAAAAGATATTGAATTAGGATTAAAAAACTTTGAAAGTGTAACTATAAATATTTTTATAAATAATGGAACAGAAGTTGAAAGAGATGAAGAATTAGTTAGATGGTTTGTAGATAAATACGCTTATTTACAAGATGATGCGAGAGTGGAGTTATTAATTGATAATAAAGATTTAGGAGTATTTGAGCAATAA
- a CDS encoding GntP family permease encodes MTAFGAILGLVIAIILIMRKGNPAYSLILGAIIGGLAGGVSLPETVNLMISGVKDVTPAIVRILTAGILAGILIKTEAATKIAETIIDTLGEKRAIFALALSALILTAIGVFIDVAVITVSPIALAIAKRLKISKMAMLCAMIGGGKSGNIISPNPNTIAAAENFGAPLPSVMWINIVPAIIGLFATIFIAKFLVEKGEKVLEEEVEQGSGEDLPSFFGSIIGPIVTIGLLALRPIAGINIDPLIALPVGGLVGIVAMGKVGKLKESMEYGLQKMSGVAILLIGTGTVAGIIKNSTLKDVILSILGKANISEDLIAPIAGALMSGATASTTAGATIASATFSGVILAAGVSAVWGAAMVNSGATVLDHLPHGSFFHSTGGASNTKLEERLKLIPYESAIGFILALSTFVMYLIMG; translated from the coding sequence ATGACAGCATTTGGTGCAATATTAGGATTGGTAATAGCAATAATATTAATAATGAGAAAGGGTAATCCAGCTTATAGCTTAATTTTAGGAGCAATAATAGGTGGATTAGCAGGAGGTGTTTCTTTACCGGAAACTGTAAATTTAATGATTAGTGGAGTAAAAGATGTAACTCCAGCAATAGTTAGAATTTTAACTGCAGGTATTCTAGCTGGAATTCTTATAAAGACAGAAGCGGCTACAAAAATTGCAGAAACAATTATAGACACATTAGGTGAAAAAAGAGCTATATTTGCCTTAGCTTTATCAGCATTAATTTTAACTGCAATAGGAGTATTTATAGATGTGGCAGTAATAACAGTTTCTCCTATTGCTTTAGCAATAGCAAAAAGATTAAAAATTTCTAAGATGGCTATGCTTTGTGCAATGATAGGAGGAGGGAAATCTGGAAATATAATATCTCCAAATCCAAATACAATAGCAGCAGCAGAAAACTTTGGAGCTCCTTTACCATCGGTTATGTGGATAAATATAGTGCCAGCAATAATAGGTTTATTTGCAACTATTTTTATAGCTAAATTTTTAGTAGAAAAAGGTGAAAAAGTTTTAGAGGAAGAGGTTGAACAAGGTAGTGGAGAAGATTTACCAAGTTTCTTTGGAAGTATAATTGGACCAATTGTAACAATAGGTTTACTAGCTTTAAGACCTATAGCAGGAATAAATATTGATCCATTAATTGCTCTTCCAGTTGGTGGTTTAGTTGGAATTGTAGCAATGGGAAAAGTTGGAAAACTAAAAGAATCGATGGAATATGGTTTACAAAAGATGTCAGGTGTTGCAATTCTTTTAATTGGAACTGGAACAGTGGCAGGGATTATAAAAAATTCAACATTAAAAGATGTTATATTGTCAATTTTAGGAAAAGCTAACATAAGTGAAGATTTAATAGCACCAATAGCAGGAGCTTTAATGTCAGGAGCAACAGCCTCAACAACAGCAGGAGCGACAATAGCATCAGCAACTTTTTCAGGTGTAATATTAGCAGCAGGAGTAAGTGCAGTCTGGGGAGCAGCAATGGTAAACTCAGGAGCTACAGTTTTAGATCATTTACCACATGGTTCATTTTTCCATAGTACTGGAGGAGCAAGTAACACAAAACTAGAAGAGAGATTAAAATTAATACCATATGAATCAGCAATAGGATTTATTTTAGCGCTTTCAACGTTTGTAATGTATTTAATAATGGGATAA
- a CDS encoding acylphosphatase, translated as MKTYHFIIKGHVQGVGYRITTYLNATRLGVNGTVKNLPDDSVEVFAQGEEKIIDNFKKYLKIGPSMSRVDEIQETIEDKSKFESFQVIY; from the coding sequence ATGAAAACGTATCATTTTATAATAAAAGGACATGTTCAAGGTGTGGGTTATAGAATAACGACCTACTTAAATGCAACAAGACTAGGAGTTAATGGAACGGTAAAAAATTTACCTGATGATAGTGTAGAAGTTTTTGCTCAAGGAGAAGAAAAAATAATTGATAATTTTAAAAAATATTTAAAAATAGGACCTTCTATGAGTAGAGTGGATGAAATACAAGAAACAATAGAAGATAAATCGAAATTTGAATCATTTCAAGTAATCTATTAA
- a CDS encoding queuosine precursor transporter, with translation MRNEILWIIMLFVNFFSIIFIYKKFGKLGLFIWVPISSILANIQVVLLVNLFGFETTLGNIMYAGGFLVTDILSENYGEEEAKSAVKLGFFSMIVTAIIMKIAVSFVPSTVQAGAANFQSLKMIFDFMPRILFAGLVAYGVSQRHDVWAYKFWRDRFPEKKHIWIRNNFSTLISQLIDNLIFTTIAFAGVYPMEVLVEIFLVTYVMKVIVATMDTPFVYLASYLKDKNRVTEKIII, from the coding sequence ATGAGAAACGAGATTTTATGGATAATAATGCTTTTTGTTAATTTTTTTAGTATAATTTTTATATATAAAAAATTTGGTAAATTAGGACTTTTTATTTGGGTTCCAATAAGTAGTATTTTAGCGAATATTCAAGTTGTCCTTTTAGTAAATTTATTTGGGTTTGAAACAACTTTAGGAAATATAATGTATGCTGGTGGTTTTTTAGTAACAGATATATTGTCAGAAAATTATGGAGAAGAAGAAGCTAAAAGTGCAGTAAAGCTTGGTTTTTTTAGTATGATAGTAACAGCAATAATAATGAAAATAGCAGTTTCTTTTGTACCAAGTACAGTTCAAGCAGGAGCAGCTAATTTTCAAAGTTTAAAAATGATATTTGATTTTATGCCAAGAATACTTTTTGCAGGATTAGTGGCATATGGTGTTTCTCAAAGACATGATGTTTGGGCTTATAAATTTTGGAGAGATAGATTTCCTGAAAAAAAACATATATGGATAAGAAATAATTTTAGTACTTTAATAAGTCAATTAATAGATAATCTTATTTTTACAACAATTGCTTTTGCAGGAGTTTATCCAATGGAAGTTTTAGTAGAGATATTTTTAGTTACTTATGTTATGAAAGTTATAGTTGCGACAATGGATACGCCATTTGTGTATTTAGCAAGCTACTTAAAAGATAAAAATAGAGTTACAGAGAAAATAATTATCTAG
- a CDS encoding pseudouridine synthase produces the protein MRLEKYLVQCGVASRKKIKAAIAEGRVTVNGKIEVNDATDVEWDEDIITFDGFVPEKKQLKYYIMYKIAGYITAMEDENKKTVADLLPENINRNSVFPVGRLDKDTEGLLLFTSDGDLSHAMAHPDRNMEKTYYVELDKDISLEDISALENGVVLDTNYTALPGKVEYLSSKSIHLTITEGKYHQVKKMLKAVKNKVVYLKRVKFGNLTLDGMIPGEVKEIKREDIHI, from the coding sequence TTGAGATTAGAAAAATATTTAGTTCAATGTGGTGTAGCTAGCAGAAAAAAAATTAAAGCTGCTATTGCTGAAGGAAGAGTTACCGTAAATGGAAAAATTGAGGTTAATGATGCCACTGATGTCGAATGGGATGAAGACATTATAACTTTTGATGGTTTTGTTCCTGAAAAAAAACAATTAAAATACTATATTATGTATAAAATTGCTGGATATATTACTGCTATGGAAGATGAAAATAAAAAAACTGTTGCTGATCTTTTACCTGAAAATATTAACAGAAATTCTGTTTTTCCTGTGGGAAGGTTAGACAAAGATACAGAAGGTCTTCTACTTTTTACAAGTGATGGAGATTTAAGTCATGCTATGGCTCATCCAGATAGAAATATGGAAAAAACATATTATGTGGAGTTAGATAAAGATATTTCTTTAGAAGATATCTCAGCTCTAGAAAATGGAGTAGTTTTAGATACTAACTACACTGCATTACCCGGTAAAGTAGAATATCTTTCTTCTAAAAGTATACATTTAACAATTACAGAAGGAAAATATCATCAAGTTAAAAAAATGCTTAAAGCTGTTAAAAATAAAGTTGTATATCTTAAAAGAGTAAAATTTGGAAATTTAACTCTTGATGGAATGATTCCTGGAGAAGTTAAAGAAATTAAAAGAGAAGATATTCATATATAA
- the pepT gene encoding peptidase T → MSFLVEKFLEYIKIDTTSNPENKSCPSSEIQWDLAKVIVKDLEAIGLIDISLDENGYIMGTLPSNTDKKIPTIGFIAHMDTAPSFNGTDVKPKIIENYDGNDIVLNKDLNVIMLTKDFPELKKYINQRLIVTDGTTLLGADDKAGIVEIMAALKYLKENPKIEHGDIKIGITPDEEIGRGANLFDVEKFGAEFAYTIDGGEIGELEFENFNAASAHIVIKGRDIHPGASKNKMINSMLLAMELNTMLPANERPEYTEGYEGFFLLTNFKGTIENTEIDYIIRDHSKEKFIEKKELMENTVKYLQSKYKDAEILLTLNDSYYNMREMIEPVYHIVDLARKAMLEVDVKPIIKPIRGGTDGARLSFKGLPCPNIFTGGHNFHGKFEFIPIESMEKAVKVILKIVEITSR, encoded by the coding sequence ATGAGTTTTTTAGTAGAGAAATTTTTAGAATACATTAAAATTGATACAACTTCAAATCCAGAAAATAAGTCATGTCCAAGTAGTGAAATTCAGTGGGATTTAGCTAAAGTTATAGTAAAAGATTTAGAAGCAATTGGTTTAATAGATATTTCTTTGGATGAAAATGGTTATATCATGGGAACATTACCATCAAATACAGATAAAAAAATACCAACGATAGGATTTATTGCACATATGGATACTGCACCATCATTTAATGGTACAGATGTAAAACCTAAAATTATAGAAAATTATGATGGGAATGATATTGTTTTAAATAAAGATTTAAATGTAATTATGTTGACAAAAGATTTTCCAGAATTAAAAAAATATATAAATCAGAGACTTATAGTTACAGATGGAACAACTCTTCTAGGGGCAGATGATAAAGCTGGGATAGTAGAAATTATGGCAGCATTAAAGTATCTAAAAGAAAATCCAAAGATTGAGCATGGAGATATAAAAATTGGAATAACACCAGATGAAGAGATTGGGAGAGGGGCAAATTTATTTGATGTAGAGAAATTTGGAGCAGAATTTGCTTATACTATAGATGGAGGAGAAATTGGAGAACTAGAATTTGAAAATTTCAATGCAGCTTCAGCTCATATAGTTATTAAAGGAAGAGATATTCATCCAGGTGCATCAAAAAATAAGATGATTAACTCTATGTTATTAGCAATGGAATTAAATACAATGCTCCCAGCTAATGAAAGACCAGAGTATACTGAAGGATACGAGGGATTCTTTTTATTAACAAATTTTAAAGGAACTATTGAAAATACAGAAATTGATTATATAATTAGAGATCATTCTAAAGAAAAGTTTATAGAAAAAAAAGAATTAATGGAAAATACTGTAAAATATTTACAAAGTAAATATAAAGATGCAGAGATACTATTAACTTTAAATGATAGCTACTATAATATGAGAGAGATGATAGAACCAGTTTATCATATTGTAGATTTAGCAAGAAAAGCTATGTTAGAAGTGGATGTGAAACCAATAATAAAACCAATAAGAGGTGGAACAGACGGTGCAAGACTTTCGTTTAAAGGATTACCTTGTCCAAATATTTTTACAGGTGGACATAATTTCCATGGAAAATTTGAATTTATTCCAATTGAATCAATGGAAAAAGCTGTAAAAGTAATTTTAAAAATAGTTGAAATAACATCCAGATAA
- the thrS gene encoding threonine--tRNA ligase produces MKVILPSGDIKEFENSVNMFEIAKSISNSLAKKAVGAKVDGKEVDMSYVLDKDAHVEIITPDTEEGEEIIKHSTAHLLAQAVIRLFPGTKVAIGPAIENGFYYDFDPENQFTDEDLEKIEAEMKKIVKENIKVERIEMSRDEAVEHFKNLGETYKVEIIESIPANEMLTFYKQGDFIDLCRGPHVPSTSYLKAFKLKSVAGAYWRGDSNNKMLQRIYGFAFATEPQLKAHLKFLEEAEKRDHRKLGRELELFFTSDFGPGFPFFLPNGMKMRNVLTDLWRREHEKAGYEMIQTPIMLNKELWETSGHWMNYRENMYTSEIDETEFAIKPMNCPGGVLVYKHGMHSYKDLPIRAGELGIVHRHEFSGALHGLMRVRNFTQDDAHIFMTPEQIEDEIIGVVNLIDKFYRGLFGFEYAIELSTRPDKAIGSQEIWDKAESALEGALKRLGRDYKLNPGDGAFYGPKLDFKIKDAIGRTWQCGTIQLDFNLPERFDISYVGEDGEKHRPVMIHRVVYGSLERFMGILIEHYAGAFPTWLAPCQVKVLTINDEVVPYAKEVVDMLKSAGIRVEIDTRAESIGYKIREANGKFKVPVQLIIGKNEVENREVNVRRFGSQNQESMSLENFVSMIKEEATPKFNN; encoded by the coding sequence ATGAAAGTAATATTACCAAGTGGAGATATAAAAGAGTTTGAAAACAGTGTAAATATGTTTGAAATTGCTAAGTCAATTAGTAACTCTTTAGCTAAGAAAGCGGTAGGAGCAAAAGTAGATGGAAAGGAAGTTGATATGAGCTATGTATTAGATAAAGATGCTCATGTAGAAATAATCACTCCAGATACTGAAGAAGGAGAAGAGATAATAAAGCACTCAACAGCTCACTTATTAGCTCAAGCTGTTATAAGACTTTTCCCAGGAACAAAAGTAGCTATAGGTCCAGCAATTGAAAATGGATTCTATTATGATTTTGATCCTGAAAATCAATTTACAGATGAAGATTTAGAAAAAATTGAAGCTGAAATGAAAAAAATAGTTAAAGAAAATATAAAAGTAGAAAGAATAGAGATGTCTAGAGATGAAGCTGTAGAGCATTTCAAAAACTTAGGTGAAACTTATAAGGTAGAAATCATTGAAAGTATTCCCGCTAATGAAATGTTAACATTCTATAAGCAAGGTGATTTTATTGATTTATGTAGAGGACCACACGTTCCATCTACATCTTATTTAAAAGCTTTTAAATTAAAATCAGTAGCTGGAGCTTACTGGAGAGGGGATTCTAATAACAAAATGTTACAAAGAATCTATGGATTTGCTTTTGCAACAGAACCTCAATTGAAAGCTCATTTAAAGTTTCTAGAAGAAGCTGAAAAAAGAGATCACAGAAAATTAGGTAGAGAATTAGAGTTATTCTTTACAAGTGATTTTGGACCAGGATTCCCATTCTTCTTACCAAATGGAATGAAAATGAGAAACGTTTTAACAGATTTATGGAGAAGGGAGCATGAAAAAGCTGGATATGAAATGATTCAAACTCCAATAATGTTAAATAAAGAGTTATGGGAAACATCAGGACACTGGATGAACTATAGAGAAAATATGTATACATCAGAAATTGATGAAACAGAATTTGCTATAAAGCCTATGAACTGTCCAGGAGGAGTTTTAGTATATAAGCATGGAATGCATTCATATAAAGATTTACCAATAAGAGCTGGAGAATTAGGAATTGTTCATAGACATGAGTTTTCAGGAGCTCTTCATGGACTTATGAGAGTAAGAAACTTTACACAAGATGATGCTCATATATTCATGACACCTGAGCAAATAGAAGATGAGATTATAGGAGTAGTAAACTTAATTGATAAATTCTATAGAGGATTATTTGGTTTTGAGTATGCAATTGAACTATCAACAAGACCAGATAAAGCTATTGGATCACAAGAGATTTGGGATAAGGCAGAATCAGCTTTAGAAGGAGCTTTAAAGAGATTAGGTAGAGATTATAAATTAAATCCAGGAGATGGAGCTTTTTATGGTCCAAAGTTAGACTTTAAAATTAAAGATGCTATTGGAAGAACTTGGCAGTGTGGAACTATTCAGCTAGATTTTAACTTACCTGAGAGATTTGATATTTCTTATGTAGGTGAAGATGGAGAGAAACATAGACCAGTAATGATTCATAGAGTTGTTTATGGATCTTTAGAAAGATTTATGGGGATATTAATAGAGCACTATGCAGGAGCTTTCCCTACTTGGTTAGCGCCTTGTCAAGTTAAGGTATTAACTATTAACGATGAAGTTGTTCCTTATGCAAAAGAAGTTGTAGATATGTTAAAATCTGCTGGAATAAGAGTAGAAATAGATACAAGAGCAGAATCAATTGGATACAAAATAAGAGAAGCTAATGGAAAATTTAAAGTTCCGGTACAATTAATAATTGGAAAAAATGAAGTTGAAAATAGAGAGGTAAATGTAAGAAGATTTGGTTCTCAAAATCAAGAGTCTATGTCATTAGAAAACTTTGTATCAATGATAAAAGAAGAAGCAACACCTAAATTTAATAACTAA
- a CDS encoding LPS-assembly protein LptD: protein MKSKIYLILALMVVGMTSLKAQTEKSNELQNEVEIDLNSDTMTSKEGVNVRYGSLKLKAFEVRVDKERNKAYIPGEFYLEADEPSGKLRMDSVNGEFDTDGKIGNFGKSFGYLEVGQVTGAEKPNDRIYFGGSKTEYLNGKTYLRDAWFTTDPKILENRNPSEVGYHLQSDTIVIEPDKQVTFRNTNLFIGDTDVIPFSLPWYRFNIRQGSEVPLFPSWGNDDDYGWYITSGVLWGDQDSKFKGGIAPKFGDRIGFLIGRMENWYDLGEYGKGQLNINDWLINKKADGNDVERNFNRWDFNYNHNYSGEYGFLNLNYKNATYNMIPTLDDAIDKYFYGTGNQNRPGNNWKYYDGIPDRGGSLGFYTLNTELTNLGTDKDISIKADVNLVSDKKVYGVIVADQLDDMDYGASADYDLTSDVSIKKENDKYSMGAYYNYLYDMDPGSTRDDLQSRAENFGFNFNDKVNKINITYDDKKGNKFRKLNSWERDPNFSKLDNEGFYGIKFDYTPWTVEEYSIYDSKDLKTSLGEYHLYKDVFYKVGYDYTEFEHKLNLQNDPFRETALFKGTTKTNNYRDLQYNRYENIIYNKTSENRAYVDFMYNTLKLTIAGGNTKEEIWDREGIYRYNDEKNPWGRDAYRIYINNSNFYELGLSDEKLSLSKLGDLEVYGNVRFDQYDKGYDNSLDKEISTDDSSTRLRAGFTHDVTIYDNSENRDRKTDLSLINRLTYMFQEYSYNSDSKITKDVRMAHKENIQQVSDTVTFDLGNTQTVYTVDYKEVKRASNDNKKGEILNQKLDFLIDDENKFGLEYGLDKRFTDYNEKDENHNDLTFENYGANYKYSNNYFYYKNRRIDSSIWEIKDINNAEEKIREDVYGYTYDFGKNKLNLEYIQGKDEREELGAKVINTKNKTYSVSYLVGGDVEQIYRASYEDYKNAGEWNPNLSRYNSDVVYLAYTYKDKRFTDSELASYAAAEYSKTPDQLSQVEIDRIRQILEDRENSRVRTFNLNRIIDDRTYFGDYKRGFHASLMMQRNDTKYDETGDYLKSLEELEGRLFYSYNRIGLGYIYNQKSGYSDYNKLNSWRDTEREHEFSLNAKVGRPSEGWRTKAYVKFYDQLGGQGENGRSTFDGFGIEIGKEFGYYEWAVAYERDYSYRTKDYEWSMAIQFKLLTFPTSNIFGLGATTDQNKKTTPDTYLFDGIKIDDLED, encoded by the coding sequence ATGAAAAGTAAAATCTATTTAATTTTAGCTTTAATGGTTGTTGGAATGACAAGTTTAAAAGCTCAAACAGAGAAATCTAATGAATTACAAAATGAAGTTGAAATAGATTTAAACTCAGATACAATGACTTCGAAAGAAGGAGTAAATGTTAGGTATGGTTCTTTAAAGTTAAAAGCTTTTGAAGTAAGAGTAGATAAGGAAAGAAATAAAGCATATATTCCAGGAGAGTTTTACTTAGAGGCAGATGAGCCTAGCGGTAAATTAAGAATGGATTCAGTAAACGGAGAATTTGATACTGATGGAAAAATTGGAAATTTTGGAAAAAGTTTTGGTTATCTTGAAGTTGGACAAGTTACAGGAGCAGAAAAACCTAATGATAGAATCTATTTTGGTGGAAGTAAGACAGAATACTTAAATGGAAAGACCTATTTAAGGGATGCTTGGTTTACAACAGATCCTAAAATACTTGAGAATAGAAATCCTTCTGAAGTGGGTTATCACTTACAATCAGATACAATAGTTATAGAACCAGATAAACAAGTAACATTTAGAAATACAAACCTTTTCATTGGAGATACAGATGTAATCCCATTCTCTTTACCTTGGTATAGATTTAATATAAGACAAGGATCTGAAGTACCTTTGTTTCCAAGTTGGGGAAATGATGATGATTATGGATGGTATATAACATCAGGAGTACTTTGGGGAGATCAAGATAGCAAATTTAAAGGTGGTATCGCACCAAAATTTGGTGATAGAATTGGATTCTTAATTGGAAGAATGGAAAATTGGTATGATTTAGGAGAATATGGAAAAGGACAATTAAACATTAATGATTGGCTTATAAATAAAAAAGCTGATGGAAATGATGTTGAAAGAAACTTTAATAGATGGGATTTTAACTATAACCATAATTATTCTGGAGAGTATGGATTCTTAAATTTAAATTATAAAAATGCAACATATAATATGATTCCTACATTAGACGATGCAATAGATAAATATTTCTATGGCACAGGAAATCAAAATAGACCAGGAAATAATTGGAAATATTATGATGGAATTCCTGATCGTGGTGGCAGTTTAGGTTTTTATACACTGAATACGGAATTAACAAATTTAGGAACAGATAAAGATATTAGTATTAAAGCAGATGTAAATTTAGTGTCAGATAAAAAAGTTTACGGAGTTATAGTTGCAGATCAATTAGATGATATGGACTATGGAGCTTCAGCTGATTATGATTTGACAAGTGATGTTTCTATAAAAAAAGAAAATGATAAATATTCTATGGGAGCATATTATAATTATCTTTATGATATGGATCCAGGATCAACAAGAGATGATTTACAATCAAGAGCAGAAAATTTCGGATTTAATTTTAATGATAAAGTAAATAAAATAAATATTACTTATGATGATAAAAAAGGAAATAAATTTAGAAAATTAAATTCTTGGGAAAGAGATCCAAACTTCAGCAAGTTAGATAATGAAGGGTTCTATGGAATTAAGTTTGACTACACTCCATGGACAGTTGAAGAGTATAGTATTTATGACAGTAAAGATTTAAAAACTTCTTTAGGTGAATACCATCTTTATAAAGATGTTTTCTATAAAGTTGGCTATGATTATACAGAGTTTGAGCATAAACTTAACCTACAAAATGATCCTTTTAGAGAAACAGCTTTATTTAAAGGAACAACGAAGACAAACAATTATAGAGATTTACAATATAACAGATATGAAAATATTATTTATAACAAAACTTCTGAAAATAGAGCTTATGTAGATTTTATGTATAATACATTAAAATTAACAATAGCTGGTGGTAATACGAAGGAAGAAATTTGGGATAGAGAAGGAATTTATAGGTATAATGATGAAAAAAATCCGTGGGGAAGAGATGCGTATAGAATTTATATAAACAACTCAAACTTCTATGAATTAGGATTATCAGATGAAAAATTATCGTTATCTAAATTAGGAGATTTAGAAGTCTATGGAAATGTAAGATTTGATCAATATGATAAAGGATATGATAACTCTTTAGATAAAGAAATTTCAACTGATGATAGCTCAACAAGACTTAGAGCAGGATTTACTCATGATGTAACTATATATGATAATAGTGAGAATAGAGATAGAAAAACAGATTTATCTTTAATAAATAGATTAACATATATGTTCCAAGAATATTCTTATAATTCTGATTCGAAAATAACAAAAGATGTAAGAATGGCTCATAAAGAGAATATTCAACAGGTATCAGATACAGTTACATTCGACTTAGGAAATACTCAAACAGTTTATACAGTGGATTATAAAGAAGTAAAAAGAGCAAGTAATGATAATAAAAAAGGAGAAATCTTAAATCAAAAGCTAGATTTCTTAATTGATGATGAAAATAAATTTGGATTAGAGTATGGATTAGATAAAAGATTTACAGATTATAATGAAAAAGATGAAAATCATAATGATTTAACATTTGAAAACTATGGTGCAAACTATAAGTATTCAAATAACTATTTCTACTATAAAAACCGTAGAATAGATTCAAGTATTTGGGAAATTAAGGATATTAATAACGCCGAAGAAAAAATACGAGAAGATGTTTATGGATATACATACGATTTTGGAAAAAATAAATTGAACTTAGAGTATATTCAAGGTAAAGATGAAAGAGAAGAGTTAGGTGCTAAAGTAATTAATACTAAAAATAAAACATATTCAGTTTCATATTTAGTAGGTGGAGATGTAGAGCAAATATATAGAGCGAGTTATGAGGACTATAAAAATGCAGGAGAATGGAATCCTAACTTAAGTAGATACAACTCAGACGTTGTATATTTAGCTTATACTTATAAAGATAAAAGATTTACAGATTCAGAATTAGCATCTTATGCTGCTGCTGAATATAGTAAAACTCCAGATCAATTATCACAAGTTGAAATAGATAGAATTAGACAAATTTTAGAAGATAGAGAAAATTCTAGGGTTAGAACATTTAATTTAAATAGAATAATAGACGATAGAACATATTTTGGAGATTATAAAAGAGGGTTCCATGCTTCTTTAATGATGCAAAGAAATGATACAAAATACGATGAAACAGGAGATTATTTAAAATCTTTAGAAGAGTTAGAAGGAAGATTATTCTATTCATACAATAGAATTGGTTTAGGATATATTTATAATCAGAAATCAGGTTATTCAGATTATAATAAATTAAATTCTTGGAGAGATACTGAGAGAGAACATGAGTTTAGTTTAAATGCTAAAGTTGGAAGACCAAGTGAAGGTTGGAGAACAAAAGCTTATGTTAAATTCTATGATCAACTTGGTGGTCAAGGAGAAAATGGAAGAAGTACCTTTGATGGATTTGGTATAGAAATAGGAAAAGAGTTTGGATACTATGAATGGGCTGTAGCTTATGAAAGAGATTACTCATATAGAACAAAAGATTATGAGTGGAGTATGGCTATTCAATTTAAATTGTTAACGTTCCCAACAAGTAATATATTTGGTTTAGGTGCTACAACAGATCAAAATAAAAAGACAACTCCAGATACATACTTATTTGATGGAATAAAAATAGATGATCTAGAGGATTAA